The Deinococcus arcticus genome has a segment encoding these proteins:
- the folB gene encoding dihydroneopterin aldolase, whose protein sequence is MTADPLPQTSRVVLQGLEFHARHGVYDTEAALGARFVVDAELYYPFAGLADELDEAVNYAEVYAAIAAEVTGTRRLLIEVLADQIARRVLREHPRLSRVTVRVHKPFAPLPGVFRDVFAELTLGRTEG, encoded by the coding sequence ATGACCGCTGACCCTCTGCCCCAGACCAGCCGCGTGGTGTTGCAGGGCCTGGAATTTCACGCACGCCACGGCGTGTACGACACCGAGGCCGCGCTGGGTGCCCGCTTTGTGGTGGACGCCGAACTGTATTACCCCTTCGCCGGGCTGGCCGATGAACTGGACGAGGCCGTGAACTACGCCGAGGTCTACGCCGCCATTGCCGCCGAGGTGACGGGCACCCGCCGCCTGCTGATTGAGGTGCTGGCCGACCAGATTGCCCGGCGGGTGCTGCGCGAACACCCGCGCCTGAGCCGCGTGACCGTGCGGGTGCACAAGCCGTTTGCGCCCCTGCCCGGTGTGTTCCGCGATGTGTTTGCCGAGTTGACCCTGGGCCGGACTGAAGGGTGA
- the folP gene encoding dihydropteroate synthase, which translates to MPGAQRTARGWQVRWSGTAVMGILNITPDSFSDGGRHLALDAALGAARAMREAGALLVDVGGESTRPGAAPVPAAEEIDRVRPVLRALRGADMLLSVDTMKPEVAQAALDAGAHLVNDVGGLRDPEMRAVCAQAGAPACLMHMQGEPRTMQRAPQYSDVVAEVHGFLAAQAAQAHADGVPDVLLDPGLGFGKTLEHNLALLRALPALVALGYPVLVGASRKRLIDTLAGVPLATARDPGTLALHLHAARAGAAVVRAHAAAEHVQALRVQAALAGGPVST; encoded by the coding sequence GTGCCCGGGGCGCAGCGCACGGCGCGTGGGTGGCAGGTGCGCTGGTCCGGCACGGCCGTGATGGGCATTCTGAACATCACCCCGGACAGCTTCAGTGATGGCGGCCGGCACCTCGCCCTGGACGCGGCCCTCGGTGCGGCGCGGGCCATGCGAGAGGCTGGCGCGCTGCTGGTGGATGTGGGCGGCGAGAGCACCCGACCCGGCGCCGCCCCCGTGCCGGCCGCCGAGGAGATTGACCGGGTGCGGCCGGTGCTGCGCGCCCTGCGCGGCGCTGACATGCTGCTCAGCGTGGACACCATGAAGCCTGAGGTGGCCCAGGCGGCGCTGGACGCCGGCGCGCATCTGGTGAATGACGTGGGCGGTCTGCGCGACCCCGAGATGCGGGCCGTCTGTGCCCAGGCGGGGGCCCCGGCGTGCCTGATGCATATGCAGGGCGAGCCGCGCACCATGCAGCGCGCGCCCCAGTACAGCGATGTGGTGGCCGAGGTGCACGGTTTTCTGGCGGCGCAGGCGGCCCAGGCCCACGCCGATGGCGTACCGGACGTGTTGCTGGACCCGGGGCTGGGCTTTGGCAAGACTCTGGAGCACAACCTCGCGCTGCTGCGCGCCCTGCCGGCGCTGGTGGCCCTGGGGTACCCGGTACTGGTGGGGGCCAGCCGAAAGCGGCTGATCGACACGCTGGCTGGGGTGCCGCTGGCCACTGCGCGTGATCCGGGCACCCTGGCGCTGCACCTGCATGCGGCGCGCGCAGGTGCCGCAGTGGTGCGCGCCCACGCCGCCGCCGAGCATGTGCAGGCCCTGCGGGTGCAGGCCGCGCTGGCGGGTGGGCCGGTGAGCACCTGA
- a CDS encoding ImmA/IrrE family metallo-endopeptidase, which translates to MKTLAAEYAAALPGRDTHSLMHGLSDVQLSFLPMGERDGAYDPEHRVILINSRVRPERQRFTLAHEISHALLLGDDDLLSDLHDAFEGERLEQVIETLCNVGAAALLIPQTLLDEVLTRFGPTGRALAELSRRADISASTALYTLAEHTAAPVIYAVCAVARLDAEDPEAPEAPGKALTVRVSSAAPGVKYSLRPGTPIPAQHPVAVALDTRLPIAQDSYVPFRSGRRMPAQVDAFPDRHRVMVSFLLPTRGEGSAS; encoded by the coding sequence CCGAGTACGCGGCGGCGCTGCCGGGTCGGGACACCCACAGCCTGATGCACGGCCTGAGTGACGTGCAGCTGAGCTTTCTGCCCATGGGCGAGCGCGACGGCGCGTACGACCCCGAGCACCGCGTCATTCTGATCAACAGCCGCGTGCGCCCGGAGCGGCAGCGCTTTACCCTGGCCCACGAGATCAGCCACGCCCTGCTGCTGGGCGACGATGACCTGCTGAGTGATTTGCACGACGCCTTTGAGGGCGAGCGGCTGGAGCAGGTGATCGAGACCCTGTGTAACGTGGGGGCCGCGGCCCTGCTGATTCCCCAGACCCTGCTGGACGAGGTGCTGACGCGCTTTGGCCCCACTGGCCGCGCCCTGGCCGAGCTGTCGCGCCGGGCCGACATCAGCGCCAGCACGGCCCTGTACACCCTGGCCGAGCACACGGCGGCGCCGGTGATCTACGCCGTGTGCGCGGTGGCCCGCCTGGACGCCGAGGATCCGGAGGCGCCCGAGGCACCGGGCAAGGCCCTGACGGTCCGCGTGAGCAGCGCGGCGCCCGGCGTGAAATACAGCCTGCGCCCGGGCACGCCCATTCCGGCGCAGCATCCGGTGGCAGTGGCGCTGGATACCCGGCTGCCCATCGCGCAGGACAGTTACGTGCCGTTTCGCTCGGGTCGCCGCATGCCCGCACAGGTGGACGCCTTTCCCGACCGGCACCGGGTCATGGTGAGTTTTCTGCTGCCCACCCGGGGCGAGGGCAGCGCCTCCTGA